In one window of Juglans regia cultivar Chandler chromosome 3, Walnut 2.0, whole genome shotgun sequence DNA:
- the LOC108995298 gene encoding zinc finger protein ZAT5-like, with protein sequence MEYLQTESKSYSWLMIDGKGCWRHASTTSDESNSSSSTRVPSEKATECKYEFEQLPVDLQQPNLNVHEKNEKMVMAMNSEMMRMNWKPKELRPLEPQIQKKILKKSYHEYTCRTCSKTFQTFQALGGHRSSHHNDHNSTKAAKTSIEIESKKDIANPMVQVKETKELGDHDASLHRCNICYKGYPTGQALGGHKKRHWAVARSAELARASSELAKAEDSRSTAALTFVQSPLRDGATAQAAGRKVLHFDLNEPYVEED encoded by the coding sequence ATGGAGTACTTACAAACGGAAAGTAAAAGCTATTCTTGGTTAATGATTGATGGAAAAGGGTGTTGGAGGCATGCAAGTACAACCTCGGATGAAAGCAATAGTTCCAGTAGTACTAGAGTTCCGTCAGAAAAAGCAACCGAATGCAAGTACGAGTTTGAGCAGTTACCCGTTGATCTCCAGCAACCGAATCTCAATGTtcatgagaaaaatgagaagatgGTCATGGCAATGAATTCGGAGATGATGAGGATGAATTGGAAGCCAAAAGAACTGAGACCTTTGGAACCTCAGATTCAGAAAAAGATACTAAAGAAGTCATACCATGAATATACATGCAGGACTTGTAGCAAAACATTCCAAACTTTTCAAGCTTTGGGAGGTCATAGATCCAGCCATCACAACGATCACAACAGTACTAAAGCTGCGAAGACATCGATTGAGATAGAATCAAAAAAGGATATTGCCAATCCCATGGTCCAAGTTAAAGAAACGAAGGAGTTGGGAGATCATGATGCATCTTTGCACAGATGTAACATATGCTACAAAGGTTACCCTACGGGTCAAGCTCTTGGTGGCCATAAGAAGCGACATTGGGCGGTGGCACGGTCAGCAGAATTAGCTCGAGCAAGCAGTGAATTAGCCAAGGCTGAAGACAGTAGGAGTACAGCTGCTCTTACATTTGTACAGTCGCCATTGCGAGATGGAGCAACTGCTCAGGCTGCAGGTCGCAAAGTGCTGCACTTCGATCTCAATGAACCATATGTGGAAGAGGATTAA